The sequence GGACCTGCATGGGCAAATTCATTATTTGAGGACAATGCAGAATACGGATATGGAATGTATTTAGCAGTTAGTCATATAAGAGAAAGATTAGCACAGCTAATGGAAAAAGGTATCGAATCAGACTTGGATGGTGAATGTAAAGTAGCCTTTACACAGTGGCTAAGCTCTATGTATGATGGAGAAGGTTCTAAAAAAGCAACTAAAAATTTATTATCTGTTATAGATAATGATAAATATAAGTCAAATGAAATTATACAAGAAATACTATCTAAAAAGGATTTCTTAGTTAAGAAGTCACAATGGATAGTAGGTGGAGATGGTTGGGCTTATGATATAGGATTTGGTGGATTAGACCATGTTCTTGCATCTGGAGAGGATGTAAATGTATTAGTGTTCGATACAGAAGTGTATTCTAATACAGGAGGTCAGGCATCGAAGGCTACACCAACAGCAGCTGCTGCTAAATTTGCTGCATCAGGTAAAAAGATACGCAAAAAAGATTTAGGCTTAATCGCAATGAGCTACGGTTATGTATATGTAGCACAAGTGTCAATGGGAGCAAATATGAACCAGACATTAAAGGCTATAAAAGAAGCAGAAGAATATAAAGGACCTTCATTGATAATATGCTATGCACCATGTATAAACCATGGAATTAAATCAGGTATGGGAACCTCTATAAACAGAGAAAAGGAAGCAGTGGAGTCAGGCTATTGGCATCTATATAGATATAACCCAGAATTAAAAGAACAAGGTAAAAATCCATTTATACTTGACTCAAAAGAACCAACAAAATCCTTTAGGGATTATATAATGGGTGAAATTAGATTTTCACAGGTACAAAATACATTCCCTGAACATGCAGAAGATTTATATTCTGAAGCAGAAAAAGCAGCTAAAGAAAGATATGATACATACAAGCGTTTAGCATCACTTAAGTATTAATATGGAATTAGGGCACCACTAAGTGGTGTCTTTTTTAATGTGTAAATTAAAATAATTAATATTCAGATTAAAAAAATAAATAAAATTACAAAAAACATTAAAAATATAGTTGACAAAATTAAAGTTCAGTCATATAATTAAACTAAAGATAAACAAAATTAATAACAAAATAAAAATAATTAACAAAAACTTAAAGGAGGCTTAAAAATGATTAAACAATTAAAGAATATCTTTAAAGTGAGAATTAAAGAAGATATAGGAATGAAGGTTTATAGAGATTTAGAATATAGAAGATAGTGTGGAAAATAAAAGGAGGTGAATTTAATGTTGAGAAGATTTTTAGAAGAAATTTTAATTAATAGCTCAGAAAAGGATTTGGGGTTAAAAATATATAAGGATTTGGAATACAGAAGATAACAAGCTAGAAGAGGTGAACAAATTGAACAAAAGATACGTTAGCAAATATAATTTATCCCCATTTCAATAAAAAAGTGTTAGTCTTGGGTTGCCTAAACATCAAGAACTAACACTTTTTTATTGCTTACTTTTCGTTTTTATCCACCCATTCCTTTGCTTCTTCTACGCTGAATTCATTTGGAAGTGGAACTCTTGATACATCCTTTGTTTTTGTTATATTGGACCAAGCAGCAGTTTCATGATTTTCTACAGGTGCTTCTTTTTCTTTTAGTTTATATTTGTTTTTCTTCATGCTCTCACTCCTTTATATTATTATTTGCATATATAGAAAATTAATTATAGAAATTTCTTTTTTTAAAAATAACATATTTTTTACATTGGTATAACATTGATAAGATAATATTTAAATATAGGATATATCCGTTTAACAAGTAGTTCCTCCATGTTGAAAATAAAGTAAAAATACTTTAGAAAAACATAGTTTAGGTGAGTTAAAAAGAAACTAAATGGTCTAAATAAGGGGGAAATTTTGATGAACAAGATAATGAAGCTTGTTAATACAGGAGATATAAAATTATTATATATAATTAACGATAGGATTAAATGTAAATTTTTAGACAAAACAATTCCCTATATAACTGATTTAGGAAGTGCTTTCATAACTATTTTAACTTGTTTATTGTTTATAGCATTTGGAAAAAACGGAGTAAGAATAGCTGGTTATAAAGCTTTATCGGCTCTTACTACTAGTCATATTCTTGTTCACTTATGTAAAAAGAAGTTTACTAGACCTAGACCTTTCTTACAGTTAGCTAATATAAACATATTTAAAACTAATCTCTATGATTATTCATTTCCTTCAGGACATACAACTGCAGCTTTTTCTATAAGTATAACTTTATCTCTAATATTTCCACAATTATCTTTCATATTAATATCCCTCGCGTTTTTAGTAGGTATTTCTCGTATTTATCTCGGTGTTCACTATCCAACAGATGTTTTTGTAGGTATGATTATAGGAACAGTTTTTGCCATTTTAAATAGTCATTTAATAGATTATATTATATAACCTTAATTAAGGAGGCTAAGAATGAAGGTAGCTATATTTACAGATACTTTTTTACCTCAGATTAATGGAGTTACAAAAACTCTTGGGAAGTACATTGAATATATGGAAGAGAACGATATCGATTACAGAGTGTTTGCTCCTATAGATGGAGATAAGGAATACAATGATAGGATAATAAGGTTTTTTAGTGTTAAATTCTTTTTATATCCTGAATGTAGAATGGCTTTGCCTAACTATTTTACTATTACTAAAGAACTTGATTCCTTTAAACCTGATATAGTTCATATAGTTACTCCATTTAATATAGGTCTATTCGGATATAAATATGCCAAAGATAATAACATCCCCATAGTGTCTTCATATCATACTAACATTCCTCAATACTTAGAATACTTTAATTTAGGAATACTTAAAAATGTAGCATGGAATTTTTTCAGATGGTTTCATAGTAACTGTAAGAAAAATTACTGTCCTTCTCAGTCAACATTAGAATTACTAAAAAGCCAAGGAATAAAAGACTTAGAAATATGGGGAAGAGGTATCGATACAAATAAATTTTCACCAAAATATAGAGATACGGAACTTAGAAAATTATTAAATATTGATGAAAAACTAGTATTTTTATATGTTGGAAGAATATCTTCAGAAAAAGACTTAGATGTATTTATGGAAACAACAAAGAAAATAAATGAAAACTATAAGGAAAAGGTTCATTTTTTAATGGTAGGAGATGGCCCTATACTAGAAGAATTGAAAGAAGAAGCTCCTGATAATATGACTTTTACAGGATTTAAGCAAGGAGAAGAATTATCTAAATATTTTGCATCATCAGATGTGTTTATGTTTCCTTCTTCTACAGAAACCTATGGTAATGTTATTCTTGAAGCTATGGCATCAGGGCTACCGGTGATAGCTTGCTATGAGGGTGGAATAAAGGAAAACTTAATAGATGGATATAATGGGGTTGCTTGTGGAGCTAAAAAAGTAGAAGACTATTATGAAGCTGCAGTCAAGATGATTGAAGATACAAAGTTTAGGAATAATATAGCATCTAATGCTTTAAAATATACCGCTGAAAAAAGCTGGAGAAGCGTATTTAATAGACTGTTTAATAGCTTTAAAGAAGTGTTAGATACAGAGAAATCTAATCAAATTAACAAAATGTCTGCTTAAAGGGAGGAAAAATAATGAGAATTACTGTTGTTGGTACAGGATATGTTGGATTGGTAACTGGCACTTGTCTTGCTGAAATAGGGAATGAAGTAATATGTGTAGATGTTAATGAGGAAAAAATAAATAAATTAAGAAATGGAATCCCACCTATATATGAAGAGCATTTAGAAGAGATGATAAATAATAACCTTGCTAAAAATAGATTAAAATTTACTACTTCATTGGAACGTGGTGTAAAATTATCTGATGTTATATTTATAGCAGTAGGAACTCCTCCTAAATCTAACGGACAGATAGATATGAGTCAAGTGGACGAAGTAGCTAAGAGTATAGGTAAGTACATAAACGGATATAAGGTGATAGTAAATAAAAGTACAGTTCCAGTTGGAAGTGCTAATAGGGTAAAAAATATTGTATATCTTAACATGAAAGATAAAAGTATTGAATTTGATGTAGTTTCAAATCCTGAATTCCTTAGAGAAGGAACAGCTGTATTTGATACTTTTAATGGAGATAGGATAGTTATAGGTAGTAATTCTGAAAAAGCTACAGAAATAATGAAAGAAATATATGAGTCTTTTAATATACCTATGTTAATAACTAATCCTGAAAGTGCTGAGATGATAAAATATGCATCTAATGCTTTCTTAGCCACAAAGATTTCCTTTATTAATGAGATAGCGAATGTATGTGAGAGAGTAGGAGCAGACGTAAAAGAAGTAGCGAAGGGTATGGGAATAGACAAAAGAATAGGTAATAAATTTTTAAATGCAGGTATAGGTTTTGGTGGAGCATGTTTTCCAAAGGATATAAAAGGGTTAATGCAGATTGGAAATGATGCTGGATATGAATTTAAAATAGTAAAAAAGGTTTTAGAAGTTAACAATGCTCAAAGAATAAAGCCAGTTGAAATGTTGAGAAGATTGTTTGGTAATCTTAATGGAGTTAATGTTTCTATATTAGGGCTCTCGTTTAAACCTGGGACTGATGACTTAAGAGAAGCTCCATCATTATATGTAATAAAGGAATTACAAAGTGATGGAGCTAACATTAAAGCCTACGACCCAATAGCTATGGAGAATGCAAAATTAGTTATAGGAAATTCGATGACCTATTGTAATGACCCTTATGAAGCAGTTGAAGGTAGTGATGTAGTAGTATTATTAACTGAGTGGGCAGAATTTAAAAAGTTAGATTTTAATAGGGTGAAAGAATTAGTAAACAGACCTTTAATAATAGATGGAAGAAATACACTAGATAGTAATAGTTTAAAAGAAAAAGGATTTGAATATTTCGGAATTGGCCTTGGGGATGCAAGTGTTGAGAATACTGGACCTAAAGAAAGTAGAATTATCAGAATAAATCAGAAAAAAGCATGTGTTCTTTAGTAAAAAATACAATAGGCCCTAATAAGGGTCTATTGTATATCAATTCTTCTACCGTTATCCTTACCATCAGTGGATTTTGGAAGTGTAACTTTTAGTATTCCGTTTTCATATTTGGCAGTTATACTGTCTT comes from Caldisalinibacter kiritimatiensis and encodes:
- a CDS encoding CDIF630_02480 family spore surface protein gives rise to the protein MKKNKYKLKEKEAPVENHETAAWSNITKTKDVSRVPLPNEFSVEEAKEWVDKNEK
- a CDS encoding phosphatase PAP2 family protein translates to MNKIMKLVNTGDIKLLYIINDRIKCKFLDKTIPYITDLGSAFITILTCLLFIAFGKNGVRIAGYKALSALTTSHILVHLCKKKFTRPRPFLQLANINIFKTNLYDYSFPSGHTTAAFSISITLSLIFPQLSFILISLAFLVGISRIYLGVHYPTDVFVGMIIGTVFAILNSHLIDYII
- a CDS encoding glycosyltransferase family 4 protein; the encoded protein is MKVAIFTDTFLPQINGVTKTLGKYIEYMEENDIDYRVFAPIDGDKEYNDRIIRFFSVKFFLYPECRMALPNYFTITKELDSFKPDIVHIVTPFNIGLFGYKYAKDNNIPIVSSYHTNIPQYLEYFNLGILKNVAWNFFRWFHSNCKKNYCPSQSTLELLKSQGIKDLEIWGRGIDTNKFSPKYRDTELRKLLNIDEKLVFLYVGRISSEKDLDVFMETTKKINENYKEKVHFLMVGDGPILEELKEEAPDNMTFTGFKQGEELSKYFASSDVFMFPSSTETYGNVILEAMASGLPVIACYEGGIKENLIDGYNGVACGAKKVEDYYEAAVKMIEDTKFRNNIASNALKYTAEKSWRSVFNRLFNSFKEVLDTEKSNQINKMSA
- a CDS encoding UDP-glucose dehydrogenase family protein — encoded protein: MRITVVGTGYVGLVTGTCLAEIGNEVICVDVNEEKINKLRNGIPPIYEEHLEEMINNNLAKNRLKFTTSLERGVKLSDVIFIAVGTPPKSNGQIDMSQVDEVAKSIGKYINGYKVIVNKSTVPVGSANRVKNIVYLNMKDKSIEFDVVSNPEFLREGTAVFDTFNGDRIVIGSNSEKATEIMKEIYESFNIPMLITNPESAEMIKYASNAFLATKISFINEIANVCERVGADVKEVAKGMGIDKRIGNKFLNAGIGFGGACFPKDIKGLMQIGNDAGYEFKIVKKVLEVNNAQRIKPVEMLRRLFGNLNGVNVSILGLSFKPGTDDLREAPSLYVIKELQSDGANIKAYDPIAMENAKLVIGNSMTYCNDPYEAVEGSDVVVLLTEWAEFKKLDFNRVKELVNRPLIIDGRNTLDSNSLKEKGFEYFGIGLGDASVENTGPKESRIIRINQKKACVL